Proteins found in one Planctomycetaceae bacterium genomic segment:
- the aroE gene encoding shikimate dehydrogenase: MQSDQHPTRLICCLTSPTARQMRQDMETAAARGADTVECRLDYLDRLPDDAQLERLLKEPPAAVIVTCRPTREGGRYDGDEYARLRVLCRAANLGATVDIERDVPVAEALAVANAARQSQIIRSHHDFNAVPDNLDQLVAEMEQSAGTVTKIVFTPSRAEDGFRPLDLLRSRSRDMIALAMGEAGIVSRILGRKFGAYGTFTTLNDTASTAPGQVNIDLMRNLYRWQSINERTAVYGVVGCPIAHSLSPAIHNAAFEAAAVNAVYVPMLVQSGADNFNRFMDALLERPWLDWRGLSVTIPHKEAALAYVGPANCEPLAAMIGAVNTITIGPGGTLSGRNTDYAAAIDALCNAMSLRREELLDRPVAVLGAGGAARAVVAALVHYGAQVTVYNRTLSRAKALAEEFFCTAKDWSRVASLEAQVVINCTSIGMHPGVDDSPLAQVPPGVEVIFDTIYNPIETKLLKTARAAGCRTVSGVDMFVNQAVAQFETWTGIQAPREIMRSVVLKKLQS, translated from the coding sequence ATGCAGAGCGACCAACATCCCACGCGACTGATCTGCTGCCTGACCTCGCCCACCGCGCGCCAGATGCGCCAGGACATGGAAACCGCCGCCGCGCGCGGGGCCGACACTGTCGAGTGCCGCCTCGATTACCTCGACCGCCTGCCCGACGACGCACAGCTTGAACGCCTGTTGAAAGAACCCCCCGCCGCCGTTATCGTCACCTGCCGCCCCACGCGCGAGGGCGGACGCTACGACGGCGACGAATACGCCCGCCTCCGCGTGCTCTGCCGTGCCGCCAACCTCGGCGCCACCGTCGATATCGAACGAGACGTGCCCGTCGCTGAAGCCCTGGCCGTCGCCAACGCAGCCCGGCAGTCGCAGATCATCCGCAGCCATCACGACTTCAACGCCGTGCCCGACAATCTCGACCAGCTCGTCGCGGAGATGGAGCAGTCGGCCGGCACCGTCACCAAGATCGTCTTCACGCCCTCGCGAGCGGAAGACGGCTTTCGCCCGCTGGACCTGCTGCGGTCACGGTCGCGCGACATGATCGCCCTGGCGATGGGCGAGGCGGGCATTGTCAGCCGCATCCTGGGGCGGAAGTTCGGCGCGTACGGAACCTTCACCACGTTGAATGACACCGCCTCGACCGCGCCGGGGCAGGTCAACATCGACCTCATGCGGAACCTGTACCGCTGGCAGAGCATTAACGAACGCACTGCCGTCTACGGCGTTGTCGGCTGTCCCATCGCCCATTCACTGAGCCCGGCGATCCACAACGCGGCGTTCGAAGCGGCCGCCGTCAACGCCGTGTACGTGCCCATGCTGGTGCAGAGCGGCGCGGACAATTTCAACCGCTTCATGGACGCGTTGCTGGAGCGCCCCTGGCTGGACTGGCGCGGGCTCAGCGTGACGATCCCGCACAAGGAAGCCGCCCTGGCGTACGTCGGGCCGGCCAACTGCGAACCGCTGGCGGCGATGATCGGCGCGGTCAACACGATCACCATTGGACCGGGTGGAACCCTCAGCGGGCGCAACACGGATTATGCAGCCGCCATCGACGCGCTGTGCAACGCCATGTCACTTCGTCGCGAGGAACTGCTCGACCGTCCGGTCGCCGTGCTCGGCGCCGGCGGCGCCGCGCGGGCGGTCGTGGCGGCGCTGGTGCATTACGGGGCGCAGGTCACCGTCTACAATCGCACGCTCTCCCGCGCCAAGGCGCTGGCGGAGGAGTTCTTCTGCACGGCGAAGGACTGGAGCCGCGTCGCGTCGCTGGAGGCGCAGGTCGTGATCAACTGCACGTCGATCGGAATGCATCCGGGCGTGGACGACTCACCGCTGGCGCAGGTTCCGCCGGGCGTCGAAGTCATCTTCGACACGATCTACAACCCCATCGAGACCAAGCTGCTGAAGACTGCCCGCGCCGCCGGGTGCAGGACCGTCAGCGGCGTGGACATGTTCGTCAACCAGGCGGTCGCGCAATTCGAAACCTGGACAGGGATTCAAGCCCCCCGAGAGATCATGCGCAGCGTGGTATTGAAGAAGCTGCAAAGCTAG
- a CDS encoding glycosyltransferase, whose protein sequence is MKVFMLGWEFPPHITGGLGTACFGLTKGLDAVGVEVVFVLPQSVPGGETSHVRLKSPADIIDVTAAAEERTFRVKELPNVEFHQVDAVLQPYARPGATERIPELLSEFDIQSLHECFPQSAQVHADAPQPHGPQDLPKGTFAAGPGAHYGGDLISQVHRYARLALELARTEQFDVIHAHDWMTYPAALAVAAASRKPLVVHVHSTEFDRAGENVNQQVYDIERMGMHAAAAVVCVSHLTENIAVSRYGVEREKCHVVYNAVEFPAEADSDEIYRPITRNEKIVLFLGRLTMQKGPEYFLRAAKKVVERYKNVRFVMAGSGDMIAQCVREVAQLKLGRYVAFTGFLRGADVARVFQLADLYVMPSVSEPFGIAPLEALSHNVPVIISRQSGVAEVLTHALKVDFWDTDEMANKILAVLKHAPLQRALRQHGHIELRKLSWKDSAAKLKDLYTGLVGATR, encoded by the coding sequence ATGAAAGTGTTCATGCTAGGCTGGGAGTTTCCCCCGCACATCACCGGCGGACTGGGAACCGCGTGCTTCGGACTGACCAAGGGTCTCGATGCCGTGGGCGTCGAGGTGGTCTTCGTGCTGCCCCAGTCGGTGCCCGGCGGCGAAACGTCCCACGTGCGGCTCAAGAGCCCCGCCGACATCATCGATGTCACCGCCGCCGCGGAAGAACGCACCTTCCGCGTCAAGGAACTGCCCAACGTCGAATTTCACCAGGTCGACGCCGTCCTCCAGCCGTACGCCCGCCCCGGAGCCACGGAACGAATCCCCGAGTTGCTCAGCGAGTTCGACATCCAGAGCCTGCACGAGTGCTTTCCGCAATCGGCCCAGGTCCACGCCGACGCGCCCCAGCCTCACGGTCCGCAGGACCTGCCCAAAGGCACCTTCGCCGCAGGCCCCGGCGCCCATTACGGCGGCGACCTGATCAGCCAGGTACACCGCTACGCGCGGCTGGCGCTGGAACTGGCCCGCACCGAGCAGTTCGACGTGATCCACGCCCACGACTGGATGACCTATCCGGCCGCCCTCGCCGTGGCGGCGGCCTCGCGAAAACCCCTGGTCGTACACGTGCATTCGACCGAGTTCGACCGCGCCGGCGAGAACGTCAACCAGCAGGTCTACGACATCGAGCGCATGGGCATGCATGCGGCCGCCGCGGTCGTGTGCGTCAGCCACCTGACCGAGAATATCGCCGTGTCTCGCTACGGCGTCGAGCGCGAGAAGTGCCACGTGGTCTATAACGCCGTCGAGTTCCCCGCCGAGGCCGACAGCGACGAGATCTACCGCCCCATCACGCGCAATGAAAAGATCGTGCTCTTCCTGGGCCGCCTGACCATGCAGAAGGGCCCGGAGTATTTCCTGCGCGCGGCCAAGAAGGTCGTCGAGCGGTACAAGAACGTTCGGTTCGTGATGGCCGGCAGCGGCGACATGATTGCCCAATGCGTGCGCGAGGTCGCCCAGCTCAAGCTCGGGCGCTATGTCGCTTTCACCGGGTTCCTGCGCGGCGCCGACGTCGCCCGCGTGTTCCAGCTCGCCGACCTGTACGTCATGCCCAGCGTGTCCGAACCGTTCGGGATCGCCCCGCTCGAGGCCCTGAGCCACAATGTTCCGGTCATCATCTCGCGCCAAAGCGGCGTGGCCGAAGTGCTCACGCACGCCCTGAAGGTCGACTTCTGGGACACCGACGAGATGGCCAACAAGATCCTGGCCGTGCTCAAGCACGCCCCCCTCCAGCGCGCCCTGCGACAGCACGGGCACATCGAGCTGCGCAAACTCTCCTGGAAAGACTCTGCCGCGAAACTCAAGGACCTCTACACGGGCCTGGTCGGGGCGACGCGGTAA
- a CDS encoding dihydroorotate dehydrogenase has protein sequence MTDIANKPDLSVEIAGVALQNPLMTASGTCGYADEYADFLDLGELGAFVTKSITVAPRQGNDYPRVVETRAGTLNAIGLANVGLQAFISEKVPLLEKLKLPVFVNVAGTTVEDYIAVAEALEGVAVVRGVELNISCPNVKEGGIQFGTDPAQVQKVTSALRKVCRKNILIVKLSPNVTDISATARAAVEAGADALSMINTFTAMAIDIEKRRAILGNRTGGLSGPAIRPIAVRMVHEVYTKVAKAAGIPIIGMGGIQYARDAVEFLLAGATALAVGTALFVNPACIVEIKNGIADYLRRHNCSSIREIIGTLSH, from the coding sequence ATGACGGATATCGCCAACAAGCCTGACCTGTCTGTTGAAATCGCGGGTGTCGCCTTGCAGAACCCGCTGATGACCGCCAGCGGCACGTGCGGCTACGCCGACGAGTACGCGGACTTTCTGGACCTGGGCGAGCTGGGCGCCTTCGTCACCAAGAGCATCACCGTGGCGCCGCGGCAGGGCAATGACTACCCCCGCGTCGTCGAGACGCGAGCCGGGACGCTCAATGCCATCGGGCTGGCCAACGTGGGGCTGCAGGCGTTTATCAGCGAAAAAGTCCCGCTGCTGGAGAAGCTCAAGCTGCCGGTCTTCGTCAATGTCGCCGGTACGACGGTCGAAGATTACATCGCCGTCGCCGAGGCGCTGGAAGGCGTCGCGGTGGTGCGCGGGGTGGAACTGAACATCTCCTGCCCCAACGTCAAGGAAGGCGGGATCCAGTTCGGAACCGACCCGGCGCAGGTGCAGAAGGTGACCTCCGCGCTGCGCAAGGTCTGCCGCAAGAACATCCTGATCGTCAAGCTCTCGCCCAACGTCACCGACATCAGCGCCACCGCCCGCGCCGCCGTCGAGGCCGGCGCCGACGCCCTGAGCATGATCAACACCTTCACCGCCATGGCGATCGACATCGAGAAGCGCCGGGCGATCCTGGGCAACCGCACCGGCGGTCTGTCCGGTCCGGCGATCCGCCCCATCGCCGTGCGAATGGTGCATGAGGTCTACACCAAAGTCGCCAAGGCGGCGGGCATTCCGATCATCGGGATGGGCGGGATCCAGTACGCCCGCGACGCCGTCGAGTTCCTGCTCGCCGGAGCGACCGCTCTTGCGGTGGGAACCGCCCTGTTCGTCAACCCCGCCTGCATCGTGGAGATCAAGAACGGGATCGCCGATTATCTCCGCCGGCACAACTGCTCGTCCATCCGCGAGATCATCGGAACGCTGAGTCACTGA
- a CDS encoding VIT domain-containing protein translates to MNTHLRAVAAAVVAMAVSTAALADGMIIPIRPHIQIRGSWSVKYHHVDIKVRDQVAMVSIDQAFENTGPGVLEVEYVFPVPPDAAIDSMTLMVDGKEYAAKLYKADEARRIYEDIVRTKKDPALLEYVGFGLYKTSAFPLQPGKPCRVLVNYKNVCHKDRDLVEVWYPLNTEKFSAKKISSVKVSVDIESRSDITSVYSPTHDLNVKRNDPRHVVATFEVKDALPATDFQVFYKAADEKVAATLLTSQPQPKEDGYFLMLVSPNPRDSQTNVMPKDIVLALDRSGSMNGEKIKQAKAAAAQVLNSLNKEDQFNVVVYSDSVEAFFGNELVAADKAHVERALETLDRIDAGGGTNIHEAMMLSLKAIKGSPSSRPKYVIFMTDGLPTVGETDEGKILKEIAAANKDVSARVFAMGVGYDVNVRLLDKLVGQNDGRSDYCKPQEPMEPKISSLYNKIKNPVMTDLSAEFGKLKVRDLYPRKLGDLFEGDQIVLVGRYDADSVKDLPAGAGGTFQTQLVVRGNYLGKSKTFEYPVSVCAPGPDLRYGFVEKLWAVRRVGYLLDQIQLHGKNQEVIDELVKLSLKYGIITPYTSFLADERTALHDAPSVRASANESLERYKDVSGAHAQVAAKARQSLNSADAPAPAAEAPEYSASGAGKSAGNASVYGNTTVRAYEADKKEKADSVRSVDNQTLYRRGNVWVADSAAKVDMEKDRDKIQTIHRYSDEYFKLIHGNTVEQNRLMASQRADEELLVTLRGQTYNIK, encoded by the coding sequence ATGAACACTCATCTCAGAGCGGTAGCGGCGGCAGTGGTGGCGATGGCGGTATCAACGGCGGCGCTGGCGGACGGCATGATTATCCCGATCCGTCCGCACATCCAGATCCGAGGGAGCTGGTCCGTCAAGTATCACCACGTGGACATCAAGGTGCGCGACCAGGTCGCCATGGTCAGCATCGACCAGGCCTTCGAAAACACCGGCCCGGGCGTGCTCGAGGTGGAATACGTCTTCCCCGTGCCGCCCGACGCGGCCATCGACTCGATGACGCTCATGGTCGACGGCAAGGAGTACGCCGCCAAGCTGTATAAGGCCGACGAGGCCCGGCGCATCTACGAAGACATCGTGCGCACCAAGAAAGACCCCGCCCTGCTGGAGTACGTGGGCTTCGGCCTGTACAAGACCAGCGCCTTTCCGCTCCAGCCGGGCAAACCCTGCCGCGTGCTGGTCAACTACAAGAACGTCTGCCACAAGGACCGCGACCTGGTGGAGGTGTGGTACCCGCTCAATACCGAGAAGTTCTCGGCCAAGAAAATCTCCAGCGTAAAGGTCAGCGTCGACATCGAGTCCAGGAGCGACATCACGTCGGTCTACTCGCCCACGCACGACCTCAACGTCAAACGCAACGACCCGCGCCACGTCGTGGCGACCTTCGAAGTCAAAGACGCCCTCCCGGCGACCGACTTCCAGGTCTTTTACAAGGCCGCCGACGAAAAGGTGGCCGCCACGCTGCTGACCTCGCAGCCGCAGCCCAAAGAGGACGGCTACTTTCTCATGCTCGTCAGCCCCAACCCGCGCGACAGCCAGACGAATGTCATGCCCAAGGACATCGTGCTGGCCCTTGATCGCAGCGGCTCCATGAACGGCGAGAAGATCAAGCAGGCCAAGGCCGCCGCCGCACAGGTCCTCAACAGCCTCAATAAGGAAGACCAGTTCAACGTCGTGGTCTACAGCGACTCGGTCGAGGCGTTCTTCGGCAACGAACTGGTAGCCGCCGACAAGGCGCACGTGGAGCGGGCGCTGGAGACGCTGGACCGCATCGACGCCGGCGGGGGCACCAACATCCACGAGGCGATGATGCTCAGCCTCAAGGCGATCAAGGGCTCGCCGTCGTCGCGCCCCAAGTACGTGATCTTCATGACCGACGGTCTGCCCACCGTCGGCGAGACCGACGAGGGCAAGATCCTCAAGGAGATCGCCGCGGCCAACAAGGATGTCAGCGCCCGCGTCTTCGCCATGGGCGTGGGGTACGACGTGAACGTGCGGCTGCTGGACAAGCTCGTCGGCCAGAACGACGGGCGCAGCGACTACTGCAAGCCTCAAGAGCCGATGGAGCCCAAGATCAGTTCGCTGTACAACAAGATCAAGAACCCGGTGATGACGGACCTGTCGGCCGAGTTCGGCAAGCTCAAGGTGCGCGACCTGTACCCGCGCAAGCTCGGCGACCTGTTCGAAGGCGACCAGATCGTGCTGGTGGGGCGCTACGACGCTGACTCGGTCAAGGATCTCCCCGCCGGCGCCGGCGGAACCTTCCAGACCCAACTGGTGGTGCGGGGCAACTACCTGGGCAAGAGCAAGACGTTCGAATATCCCGTCAGCGTCTGTGCGCCCGGACCGGATCTGCGGTACGGCTTCGTGGAAAAACTCTGGGCCGTCCGACGCGTGGGATACCTGCTCGACCAGATCCAGCTTCATGGCAAGAACCAGGAAGTCATCGACGAGCTGGTCAAGCTGAGCCTCAAGTATGGCATCATCACGCCCTACACGAGCTTCCTGGCCGACGAACGGACCGCCCTGCATGACGCCCCAAGCGTCCGCGCCAGCGCGAACGAGTCGCTCGAACGGTATAAGGATGTCTCGGGCGCCCACGCCCAGGTGGCCGCCAAGGCCCGGCAGAGCCTCAATTCGGCCGACGCTCCCGCCCCGGCGGCCGAGGCGCCGGAGTATTCCGCCAGCGGCGCCGGGAAGAGCGCCGGCAACGCCAGCGTCTACGGCAACACCACCGTGCGGGCGTATGAGGCCGACAAGAAGGAAAAGGCCGACAGCGTCCGCAGCGTCGACAACCAGACGCTCTACCGCCGCGGCAACGTGTGGGTGGCTGACAGCGCCGCCAAGGTGGACATGGAAAAGGACCGCGACAAGATCCAGACCATCCACCGCTACAGCGACGAGTACTTCAAGCTCATCCACGGCAACACGGTCGAGCAAAACCGCCTGATGGCATCCCAGCGCGCCGACGAGGAACTGCTGGTGACCCTGCGCGGGCAGACGTACAACATCAAGTAA